The following proteins come from a genomic window of Notamacropus eugenii isolate mMacEug1 chromosome X, mMacEug1.pri_v2, whole genome shotgun sequence:
- the FLNA gene encoding filamin-A isoform X2, protein MSSSHSRPGHSPSPSSAASAAAGGGGGGEKDKDAEMPATEKDLAEDAPWKKIQQNTFTRWCNEHLKCVSKRIGNLQTDLSDGLRLIALLEVLSQKKMHRKHNQRPTFRQMQLENVSVALEFLDRESIKLVSIDSKAIVDGNLKLILGLIWTLILHYSISMPMWDEEEDEEAKKQTPKQRLLGWIQNKLPQLPITNFSRDWQSGRALGALVDSCAPGLCPDWDSWDASKPVNNAREAMQQADDWLGIPQVITPEEIVDPNVDEHSVMTYLSQFPKAKLKPGAPLRPKLNPKKARAYGPGIEPTGNMVKKRAEFTVETISAGQGEVLVYVEDPAGHREEAKVIANNDKNHTFSVWYIPEVTGTHKVTVLFAGQHIAKSPFEVHVDKSQGDSSKVTAQGPGLEPSGNIANKTTYFEIFTAGAGVGEVEVVIQDPTGKKGTVEQQLEDKGNSTYRCSYKPTLEGIYTIYVTFAGVPIPRSPYSVAVGQACNPSACRAVGRGLQPKGVRVKETADFKVYTKGAGSGELRVVVKGPKGEERVKQKDLGDGVYGFEYYPPVPGNYTVTITWGGQSISRSPFEVKVGTECGNQKVRAWGPGLEGGVVGKSADFVVEAIGDDVGTLGFSVEGPSQAKIECDDRGDGSCDVRYWPQEAGEYAVHVLCNNEDIKLSPFMADIKAAPKDFYPEKVKARGPGLEKTGVAINKPAEFTVDAKNGGKAPLKVQVQDSEGSPVDVTVKDNGNNTFSCSYVPKKAVKHTAVVSWGGVNIPNSPYRVNVGAGSHPNKVKVYGPGVAKTGLKAHEPTYFTVDCTEAGQGDVSIGIKCAPGVVGPAEADIDFDIIRNDNDTFTVKYTPRGAGSYTIMVLFANQATPTSPIRIKVDPAHDASKVKAEGPGLSRNGVELGKPTHFTVNAKPAGKAKLDVQFTGPAKGEAVRDLDVIDHHDNTYTVKYVPVQQGNMGVNVTYGGDHIPKSPFSVGVAQTLDLSKIKVSGLGDKVEVGKDQEFTVKAKGAGGQGKVASKITGPSGKVVPCKVEPGLNADNSVVKFIPREEGPYEVEVTYDSVPVPGSPFPVEAVPPTNPTKVKAFGPGLKGGSAGSPAPFTIDTKGAGTGGLGLTVEGPCEAKIECLDNGDGTCSVSYLPTEPGDYNINILFADAHIPGSPFKAHVAPCFDPSKVKCSGSGLERATAGEAGQFHVDCSNAGSAELTIEISSDAGMQAEVHIQDNGDGTYTITYIPLYPGVYTITIKYGGQMVPNFPSKLLVEPAVDTTGVKCYGPGVEGKGVFREATTEFSVDARALTKAGGPHIKTRVANPSGNLTDAYIQDNGDGTYKVEYTPYEEGVHSVDVTYDGSPVPSSPFRVPVTEGCDPSRVRVHGPGIQSGTTNQPNKFTVETRGAGTGGLGLAVEGPSEAKMSCMDNKDGSCSVEYVPYEAGTYNLNVTYGGHQVPGSPFKVPVHDVTDSSKVKCSGPGLSPGVVRANVPQSFQVDTSKAGVAPLQVKVQGPKGIVEPVDVVDNADGTKTVNYVPSREGPYSISVLYGDEEVPRSPFKVKVLPTHDASKVKASGPGLNTTGVPASLPVEFTIDAKDAGEGLLAVQITDPEGKPKKTTIQDNQDGTYTVSYVPDMTGRYTILIKYGGDEIPLSPYRVRALPTGDASKCTVTGTGIGPTIQIGEETVITVDAKAAGKGKVTCTVCTPDGTEVDVDVVENEDGTFDIFYTAPQPGKYIICVRFGGEHIPNSPFQVMALDGDQPTTQQMRTQQLSAPYSYAPGVQQPWAAERPLVGVNGLDVAGLRPFDLVIPFTIKKGEITGEVRMPSGQVAKPSITDNKDGTVTVRYAPTEAGLHEMDIRYDSMHIPGSPLQFYVDYVNSGHVTAYGPGLTHGLVNKPAIFTVNTKDAGEGGLSLAIEGPSKADISCTDNQDGTCTVSYLPVLPGDYSILVKYNDKHIPGSPFTAKITGDDSMRMSHLKVGSAADIPLNITETDISQLTATVVPPSGREEPCLLKRLRNGHVGISFVPKEIGEHLVNVKKHGQHVPNSPITVMISQSEIGDASRVLVSGQGLHEGRTFEPAEFIIDTRDAGYGGLSLSIEGPSKVDINTEDLEDGTCKVTYCPTEPGNYIINIKFADQHVPGSPFSVKVTGEGRVKESITRRRRAPSVANVGSHCDLSLKIPEISVRDMTAQVTSPSGKPHEAEILEGENNTYCIRFVPTEMGVHTVIVKYKGQHVPGSPFQFTVGPLGEGGAHKVRAGGPGLERAEAGVPAEFSIWTREAGAGGLAIAVEGPSKAEISFEDRKDGSCGVSYVVQEPGDYEVSVKFNDDHIPDSPFVVPVASPSGDARRLTVSSLQESGLKVNQPASFAVSLNGATGVIDAKVHSPSGALEECYVTEIDQDKYAVRFIPRENGIYLIDVKFNGSHIPGSPFKIRVGEPGQGGDPGMVSAYGAGLEGGVTGSPAEFIVNTSSAGAGALSVTIDGPSKVKMDCQECSEGYRVTYTPMAPGSYLISIKYGGPYHIVGSPFKAKVTGPRLVSSHSLHETSSVFVDSVTKGEAPVQPRALPKLHSDASKVVAKGLGLSKAFVGQKNSFTVDCSKAGNNILMVGVQGPKTPCEEILVKHVSGGLYTITYLLKEKGDYTLMVMWGEEHIPGSPYHITMP, encoded by the exons ACAGCAAGGCCATTGTTGATGGCAACCTGAAGCTCATCTTGGGTCTGATTTGGACCCTGATTCTGCACTACTCCATCTCAATGCCAAtgtgggatgaggaagaggatgaggaggcCAAGAAGCAGACGCCCAAGCAGAGGCTCCTGGGCTGGATCCAGAACAAGCTCCCTCAGCTGCCCATCACCAACTTCAGTAGGGACTGGCAGAGTGGCCGTGCTCTTGGGGCCCTCGTGGACAGCTGTGCTCCAG GCCTGTGCCCTGACTGGGATTCCTgggatgccagtaagcctgtgaacAATGCCAGAGAAGCCATGCAGCAGGCTGATGACTGGCTGGGCATTCCTCAG gTGATCACTCCTGAGGAGATTGTGGACCCCAATGTCGATGAGCACTCAGTCATGACCTACCTGTCCCAGTTCCCTAAGGCCAAGCTGAAACCTGGGGCCCCACTGCGTCCCAAACTCAATCCAAAGAAAGCCAGAGCCTATGGGCCAG GAATAGAGCCCACTGGTAACATGGTGAAGAAACGGGCAGAGTTTACCGTGGAAACAATAAGCGCTGGCCAGGGGGAGGTCCTGGTATATGTGGAGGACCCTGCTGGTCACCGGGAAGAG GCCAAGGTGATTGCCAACAATGACAAGAATCATACCTTCTCTGTCTGGTACATCCCTGAGGTCACGGGAACACATAAG GTGACAGTCCTCTTTGCTGGCCAGCACATTGCTAAGAGCCCCTTTGAGGTGCATGTGGACAAGTCCCAGGGAGACTCCAGCAAGGTCACAGCCCAAGGCCCCGGCCTGGAACCCAGTGGTAACATTGCCAACAAGACCACCTACTTTGAGATCTTCACTGCTG GTGCTGGTGTTGGAGAGGTGGAGGTAGTGATCCAAGATCCCACAGGAAAGAAGGGTACTGTAGAACAGCAGCTGGAGGACAAGGGCAACAGCACATACCGATGTAGCTACAAGCCTACCCTGGAAGGAATCTATACCATCTATGTCACCTTTGCTGGGGTACCCATTCCCCGGAGCCCCTACAGTGTTGCTGTTGGGCAAG CCTGTAACCCCAGTGCCTGCCGGGCCGTGGGCCGAGGTTTGCAACCCAAAGGTGTTCGAGTGAAAGAGACGGCTGACTTCAAAGTCTACACCAAGGGGGCGGGCAGTGGAGagctcagagttgttgtgaagggTCCCA AGGGTGAAGAACGAGTGAAACAGAAGGATCTTGGAGATGGCGTCTATGGCTTTGAGTATTATCCTCCTGTCCCTGGCAACTATACAGTCACTATCACCTGGGGTGGTCAGAGCATCTCCCGGAG CCCTTTTGAGGTAAAGGTGGGCACGGAGTGCGGCAACCAGAAGGTTCGGGCCTGGGGCCCTGGCCTGGAGGGTGGCGTGGTTGGAAAGTCAGCTGACTTCGTGGTCGAGGCCATCGGGGATGACGTTGGCACCCTGG gattCTCAGTGGAGGGCCCCTCACAGGCAAAGATTGAGTGTGACGACCGGGGCGATGGTTCCTGTGACGTGCGCTACTGGCCACAGGAGGCTGGAGAGTACGCTGTCCATGTGCTCTGCAACAATGAAGACATCAAACTCAGTCCTTTCATGGCTGACATCAAGGCGGCCCCCAAGGACTTTTACCCAGAAAAG GTGAAAGCTCGGGGCCCAGGACTAGAGAAGACTGGCGTGGCCATCAATAAGCCGGCCGAGTTCACCGTGGATGCCAAGAATGGTGGCAAGGCCCCTCTGAAAGTCCAAGTTCAG GACAGCGAGGGCTCCCCTGTGGATGTAACCGTGAAGGATAATGGTAACAACACTTTCAGCTGCTCCTATGTCCCCAAGAAAGCAGTCAAGCACACAGCTGTGGTCTCTTGGGGAGGAGTCAATATCCCCAACAGCCCCTACCGG GTAAATGTGGGAGCAGGAAGTCATCCTAATAAGGTAAAAGTCTATGGGCCAGGAGTGGCCAAGACTGGTCTCAAGGCCCATGAGCCAACTTACTTCACTGTGGACTGTACTGAAGCTGGGCAGG GTGATGTCAGCATTGGCATCAAGTGTGCCCCAGGAGTGGTGGGGCCAGCTGAGGCGGATATTGACTTTGACATCATCCGGAATGACAATGACACTTTTACAGTCAAGTACACCCCTCGGGGGGCAGGCAGCTATACCATCATGGTCCTATTTGCCAACCAG GCCACACCTACTAGTCCCATTCGAATCAAGGTCGACCCTGCCCATGATGCCAGCAAAGTGAAGGCTGAGGGCCCTGGGCTGAGCAGGAATG GTGTGGAGCTTGGCAAACCCACTCACTTCACTGTCAATGCCAAGCCAGCAGGAAAAGCCAAGCTGGATGTGCAGTTCACAGGCCCAGCCAAGGGGGAAGCTGTTCGGGATCTCGATGTCATTGATCATCATGACAATACCTACACTGTCAAATATGTTCCTGTGCAGCAG GGCAACATGGGTGTGAATGTGACCTATGGAGGGGATCATATCCCCAAGAGTCCCTTCTCTGTGGGTGTGGCCCAGACCCTGGACCTCAGCAAGATCAAAGTGTCTGGCTTAGGAGACA AAGTGGAAGTCGGCAAAGACCAGGAATTCACAGTCAAGGCCAAGGGTGCAGGGGGCCAGGGCAAGGTGGCGTCTAAGATCACAGGCCCTTCCGGCAAGGTGGTGCCCTGCAAGGTGGAGCCAGGCCTGAATGCAGACAACAGTGTGGTCAAGTTCATCCCCCGAGAAGAGGGCCCCTATGAAGTGGAGGTGACCTATGACAGCGTTCCTGTCCCTGGAAGCCCCTTCCCAGTGGAGGCTGTGCCACCAACCAACCCCACTAAG GTGAAAGCCTTTGGGCCAGGGTTGAAGGGCGGCAGTGCTGGCTCCCCAGCCCCCTTCACAATTGACACCAAGGGAGCAGGCACAGGAGGCCTTGGCCTGACAGTAGAGGGGCCTTGTGAAGCCAAGATAGAGTGCCTGGACAATGGGGATGGCACCTGTTCCGTGTCCTACCTACCCACAGAACCCGGAGATTACAACATCAACATCCTCTTTGCTGATGCTCACATCCCAGGTTCCCCCTTCAAGGCCCATGTGGCCCCGTGTTTTGACCCCTCCAAGGTCAAGTGCTCAGGCTCCGGACTGGAGCGGGCCACAGCAGGTGAAGCAGGCCAGTTTCACGTGGACTGCTCCAATGCTGGTAGTGCTGAGCTTACCATTGAAATCAGCTCTGATGCGGGCATGCAGGCAGAGGTACACATCCAAGACAATGGGGATGGCACCTACACCATTACCTACATCCCTCTCTACCCCGGGGTCTACACCATCACCATCAAGTACGGCGGCCAGATGGTCCCCAACTTTCCCAGCAAGCTCCTGGTAGAACCAGCAGTTGACACCACTGGTGTCAAGTGCTATGGGCCTGGTGTGGAGGGCAAAG GGGTATTCCGAGAGGCCACCACAGAGTTCAGCGTTGACGCTCGGGCCCTCACCAAGGCTGGGGGTCCCCACATCAAGACACGTGTTGCTAATCCCTCAGGCAACCTGACTGATGCATACATCCAAGACAATGGAGATGGAACCTACAAAGTTGAATATACACCTTATGAGGAAG GGGTCCACTCAGTAGATGTGACCTATGATGGCAGCCCTGTGCCCAGCAGCCCCTTCCGAGTGCCTGTGACTGAGGGCTGTGACCCGTCCCGAGTACGTGTTCATGGACCAGGCATCCAGAGTGGTACCACCAACCAGCCCAACAAATTTACAGTGGAGACCAG GGGTGCAGGCACAGGGGGCCTTGGTCTGGCTGTGGAAGGCCCGTCAGAGGCCAAGATGTCCTGCATGGACAACAAGGATGGCAGCTGCTCTGTGGAGTATGTGCCCTATGAGGCAGGCACCTACAATCTTAATGTGACCTATGGCGGCCACCAAGTGCCAG GTAGCCCATTCAAGGTTCCTGTGCATGATGTGACCGACTCATCCAAGGTGAAGTGCTCAGGTCCTGGGCTGAGCCCTGGGGTGGTCCGTGCCAATGTTCCTCAGTCCTTCCAGGTTGACACCAGTAAGGCAGGCGTGGCCCCACTCCAGGTTAAGGTGCAGGGACCTAAAG GGATAGTAGAGCCTGTGGATGTGGTGGACAATGCAGATGGCACAAAGACAGTCAACTATGTACCCAGCCGGGAAGGCCCCTACAGCATCTCAGTGCTGTATGGAGATGAGGAGGTTCCTCGGAG TCCCTTCAAGGTCAAGGTTCTGCCTACCCATGATGCCAGCAAGGTGAAGGCCAGTGGCCCTGGGCTCAACACCACAGGTGTGCCTGCCAGCCTGCCTGTAGAATTCACTATTGATGCCAAGGATGCAGGTGAAGGCCTGCTGGCTGTCCAGATCACG GACCCTGAAGGGAAACCCAAGAAGACGACGATACAGGACAATCAGGATGGCACTTATACTGTGTCCTATGTCCCCGACATGACGGGCAGATACACAATTCTCATCAAGTATGGGGGTGATGAGATCCCCTTGTCCCCATACCGCGTCCGGGCCCTGCCCACGGGGGACGCCAGCAAGTGCACAGTGACAG GCACTGGCATCGGCCCTACCATCCAGATTGGCGAGGAGACAGTGATTACTGTGGATGCCAAGGCTGCTGGCAAAGGCAAGGTCACGTGCACAGTGTGTACCCCCGATGGCACGGAAGTAGATGTTGACGTAGTAGAGAACGAAGATGGGACTTTTGACATCTTCTACACAGCCCCCCAACCAGGCAAATACATCATCTGTGTCCGCTTTGGGGGCGAACACATTCCCAACAGCCCCTTCCAGGTCATG GCCTTGGATGGGGACCAGCCCACTACTCAGCAGATGCGTACCCAGCAGTTGTCAGCCCCATACTCATATGCACCAGGCGTCCAGCAGCCTTGG GCTGCAGAACGGCCATTAGTGGGGGTGAATGGGCTTGATGTTGCTGGCTTGCGGCCTTTTGACCTGGTCATCCCCTTTACCATTAAGAAGGGAGAGATCACAG GGGAGGTTCGCATGCCATCGGGCCAGGTGGCAAAGCCTTCCATCACAGACAACAAGGATGGCACTGTAACTGTGCGCTATGCCCCCACTGAGGCAGGCCTCCATGAGATGGATATACGCTATGACAGCATGCACATCCCAG GAAGCCCATTGCAGTTCTACGTGGACTATGTCAACAGTGGTCATGTCACTGCCTATGGCCCAGGCCTGACTCATGGACTAGTGAATAAACCAGCCATTTTCACTGTCAACACCAAGGATGCAGGAGAAG GGGGCTTGTCCTTGGCCATTGAGGGCCCTTCAAAGGCCGACATCAGCTGTACAGACAACCAGGATGGAACCTGCACTGTCTCATACCTCCCAGTCCTCCCAGGGGACTACAGTATCCTGGTGAAATATAATGACAAGCACATTCCTGGCAGCCCCTTCACAGCCAAGATCACAG GTGATGATTCCATGCGCATGTCTCACCTGAAGGTGGGCTCTGCTGCTGACATTCCCCTCAACATCACTGAGACGGACATCAGCCAGCTTACAGCAACCGTTGTACCCCCATCAGGCCGAGAGGAGCCCTGCCTGCTCAAGAGACTACGCAATGGCCACGTTG GGATCTCCTTCGTGCCCAAGGAGATAGGAGAACACCTCGTGAATGTCAAGAAACATGGGCAGCATGTCCCCAACAGCCCTATCACAGTGATGATCAGTCAGTCAGAGATTGGGGATGCCAGCCGTGTACTTGTCTCTGGCCAAGGCCTCCACGAAGGCCGTACCTTTGAGCCAGCTGAGTTCATCATTGACACCCGGGATGCAG GCTATGGAGGGCTCAGCCTGTCCATTGAGGGCCCCAGCAAAGTTGACATCAATACTGAGGACTTGGAAGATGGTACCTGCAAAGTCACCTACTGCCCCACAGAACCTGGAAACTACATCATCAACATCAAGTTTGCTGATCAGCATGTTCCAG GTAGCCCCTTTTCTGTCAAAGTGACTGGCGAGGGCCGAGTAAAGGAAAGTATCACCCGACGACGAAGAGCCCCCTCGGTTGCCAATGTTGGCAGTCATTGTGACCTCAGCCTGAAAATCCCCG AAATCAGTGTCCGTGATATGACAGCCCAGGTAACCAGCCCTTCGGGCAAGCCCCATGAAGCTGAAATCCTAGAGGGCGAGAACAACACCTACTGTATCCGTTTTGTACCTACTGAGATGGGTGTGCACACAGTCATTGTCAAGTACAAGGGGCAACACGTGCCTGGCAGCCCCTTCCAATTTACAGTGGGGCCCCTGGGAGAAGGGGGTGCCCACAAAGTCCGTGCTGGTGGGCCTGGCCTAGAGAGGGCAGAAGCTGGAGTGCCAG cGGAATTCAGCATCTGGACGAGGGAGGCTGGCGCTGGGGGCCTGGCCATCGCTGTTGAAGGCCCTAGCAAGGCTGAGATCTCCTTCGAGGACCGCAAGGATGGCTCCTGTGGCGTCTCCTATGTGGTCCAAGAGCCCG GCGACTACGAGGTCTCGGTGAAGTTCAACGATGACCACATCCCCGACAGCCCTTTCGTGGTGCCTGTGGCTTCCCCGTCTGGTGATGCCCGGCGCCTTACTGTTTCTAGCCTTCAG GAGTCAGGTTTAAAGGTCAACCAGCCAGCCTCTTTTGCAGTCAGCCTGAATGGGGCCACAGGTGTCATCGATGCCAAGGTCCATAGCCCCTCAGGGGCCCTGGAGGAATGCTATGTCACAGAGATTGACCAAG ATAAGTATGCTGTGCGCTTCATTCCCCGAGAGAATGGTATCTACCTGATCGATGTCAAATTCAATGGCTCCCATATCCCTGGGAGCCCCTTCAAGATCCGCGTGGGAGAGCCTGGGCAAGGAGGGGATCCAGGCATGGTGTCTGCCTATGGGGCAGGCCTTGAAGGCGGGGTCACAG GGAGCCCAGCAGAGTTCATTGTCAATACCAGCAGTGCTGGAGCTGGCGCCTTGTCTGTCACCATTGATGGCCCTTCCAAGGTGAAAATGGATTGTCAGGAGTGTTCAGAGGGCTACCGGGTAACCTACACACCCATGGCGCCTGGTAGTTACCTCATCTCTATCAAGTATGGAGGCCCTTACCACATCGTGGGCAGCCCTTTTAAGGCCAAAGTCACAG GTCCCCGATTGGTCAGCAGCCACAGTCTCCATGAGACCTCATCAGTGTTTGTGGACTCAGTAACCAAAGGCGAGGCTCCCGTACAGCCTCGAgccctgcccaagctccattcCGATGCCAGCAAGGTGGTGGCCAAGGGCCTGGGGCTCAGCAAGGCCTTTGTGGGCCAGAAGAATTCTTTCACTGTGGATTGCAGCAAAGCAG GTAATAATATCCTCATGG